From Saccharothrix espanaensis DSM 44229, the proteins below share one genomic window:
- a CDS encoding caspase, EACC1-associated type yields the protein MTALTKRALLIGTENYTSGLSALPCTRADTQLLAQVLEHPSLGAFDEVEILQDADSRAVRHRLAEFLGAAGTHEQVVVFLTGHGNASISGDGRFFFATTDTCPGRWDDTAVSSEYVNDQLEQCAAAQKIAILDCCESGGFTRGFSTRVSKGARGSLLRSRGVYVLSSSSAEEESFTGGVDSAGLPAPSLFTGELVQALATGQADRDGDGVIGVDELFRHVSEQVRAKHPRQTPEKSALGVNDEIFIAKTWRGPTLRLAPIGLRSTAGAPRKQVVAASAPEDPWQALIDYYRSCVLADAAEPVLMRTDQVGTSFVCVPGPERILTGILDDDGTCELPPGAERLVRRVADDDCELWYGYPAIVLLSGANRVADVAPLFVRRVALVEGATGPRLEPYGPVEPHRKLATKLLGEEEAQTFADEYEPTWHAGSHSQLVKDVNFHLGDPYQLRDVHKLQPSALDARLDLETPLSGARNAALLFAAPRDIDATKGLLKDLDRIRQQSRTIATTALAELLAPGQSGAASAWQLVAPIALNDRQREVIASAMGRRLTVATGPPGTGKSQLVANLVATAVANGQTVLVASTNNQAVNEVSQRVGAMVAGAVVRTGSSDYRREEANTLADLAALGPGPGNVATARAQLNQALAAQEAVRAEFGTKARFEEHLLRLAREREAALARWAAIGGDPVSLPVGTPWDHWVARARKLAGARFFGRTRRARLLRDIGWTRDPVGEVCMRAADRVAAELSWRQSRAYAERQRTDDELVAAAGHADRAVQVAATADLAAAVTEGARRGSRAINALLQATRSDWAEVKRVLPHVRGWAVTSLSVRRFPTDPGLFDLVIVDEASQCLIPHVLPLLYRAKRALIIGDPMQLPPVQQLAVAAEKGAQRTSGVNAAWLEDVAANYRRHSAFHIAERAAAGSLLLDEHYRCHPDIAGVSNRRFYDRGLAVLTDVAAQKRAPLPALAWHDVRGDARRASGKSWCNDQEVEEVVRCVDHLRTVLPAGAGIGVVTPFAGQKEALRRRFAAVDDVRVGTVHTFQGGERDAIVFSLVASPGMSSGAIGWLQRQSFLWNVAVTRARAHLVVVGDRALWTAQGGIGSALSEAVDAEFQDGAGAVDGPLGQRLFEAMSTVEHMTAALAVPLNGYLADGLLDAGSARRAVLLDRSEGGDPAGRLRRALARTRLLGDPADRRSAVRVPLWRLYDREVHPREWLC from the coding sequence GTGACCGCGCTGACCAAGCGAGCCCTGCTGATCGGCACGGAGAACTACACCTCCGGGCTGTCCGCGCTGCCCTGCACCCGCGCGGACACCCAGTTGCTCGCCCAAGTGCTCGAACACCCGTCGCTCGGCGCCTTCGACGAGGTCGAGATCCTCCAGGACGCCGATTCCCGCGCGGTTCGGCACCGGCTCGCCGAGTTCCTGGGAGCGGCCGGCACCCACGAGCAGGTGGTGGTGTTCCTGACCGGGCACGGCAACGCTTCGATCAGCGGCGACGGCAGGTTCTTCTTCGCCACGACCGACACCTGCCCCGGCAGGTGGGACGACACGGCGGTCAGCTCCGAATACGTCAACGACCAGCTCGAGCAGTGCGCCGCAGCGCAGAAGATCGCGATCTTGGACTGTTGCGAGAGCGGCGGCTTCACCAGGGGGTTCAGCACCCGCGTGAGCAAGGGTGCACGAGGTTCGCTGCTGCGCAGTCGCGGGGTCTACGTGTTGTCGTCCTCCAGTGCCGAGGAGGAGTCCTTCACCGGCGGCGTCGACTCGGCGGGACTGCCGGCTCCGTCACTGTTCACCGGTGAGCTGGTGCAGGCCCTGGCCACCGGGCAGGCCGATCGGGACGGCGACGGGGTCATCGGCGTGGACGAGCTGTTCCGGCACGTGTCCGAGCAGGTCCGGGCCAAGCACCCGAGGCAGACGCCGGAGAAGTCCGCCCTCGGGGTGAACGACGAGATCTTCATCGCCAAGACGTGGCGTGGCCCGACGCTGCGGCTCGCGCCGATCGGCCTGCGCTCCACCGCGGGGGCGCCCCGCAAGCAGGTCGTGGCGGCGAGTGCGCCGGAGGACCCGTGGCAAGCGCTCATCGACTACTACCGGTCGTGTGTGCTCGCCGATGCCGCCGAGCCGGTGTTGATGCGCACGGACCAGGTGGGGACCTCATTCGTGTGCGTGCCGGGTCCCGAGCGCATCCTGACCGGGATCCTGGACGACGACGGCACCTGCGAACTGCCGCCCGGCGCCGAGCGGCTGGTCCGCAGAGTGGCCGACGACGACTGCGAACTCTGGTACGGCTACCCGGCGATCGTGCTGCTCAGCGGCGCCAACCGGGTCGCGGACGTCGCACCCCTGTTCGTCCGCCGCGTCGCCCTCGTCGAGGGCGCGACGGGACCGAGGCTGGAGCCCTACGGTCCGGTCGAACCCCACCGCAAGCTGGCCACCAAGCTCCTCGGCGAGGAAGAGGCGCAGACCTTCGCGGACGAGTACGAACCGACGTGGCACGCGGGGTCGCACAGCCAGCTCGTCAAGGACGTCAACTTCCACCTCGGTGATCCCTATCAGCTTCGTGACGTGCACAAGCTCCAGCCGTCCGCGCTCGATGCCCGGCTCGACCTCGAGACCCCGCTCAGCGGAGCGCGCAACGCCGCGTTGCTGTTCGCGGCACCCCGCGACATCGACGCGACCAAGGGGCTGCTCAAGGATCTCGACCGCATCCGGCAGCAGAGCCGGACGATCGCCACCACCGCGTTGGCCGAGCTGCTCGCCCCCGGACAGTCGGGAGCCGCCTCGGCGTGGCAACTGGTGGCACCGATCGCGCTGAACGACCGGCAGCGCGAGGTCATCGCCTCGGCGATGGGCCGCCGGCTGACCGTCGCGACGGGGCCGCCGGGAACCGGCAAGAGCCAGCTCGTCGCGAACCTCGTCGCGACCGCCGTGGCCAACGGCCAGACGGTGCTCGTCGCCTCGACCAACAACCAGGCGGTCAACGAGGTGTCGCAGCGGGTCGGGGCGATGGTCGCGGGAGCGGTCGTCCGCACCGGCAGTTCCGACTACCGGCGGGAGGAAGCGAACACGCTCGCCGACCTCGCTGCCCTGGGACCGGGTCCGGGCAACGTCGCCACCGCGCGGGCCCAGCTCAACCAGGCACTGGCGGCGCAGGAAGCCGTCCGGGCCGAATTCGGGACGAAGGCGCGATTCGAAGAGCACCTGCTCAGGCTCGCGCGCGAGCGCGAGGCCGCGCTGGCGAGATGGGCGGCCATCGGCGGCGACCCCGTGTCGCTCCCTGTCGGCACACCGTGGGACCACTGGGTGGCACGTGCCCGCAAACTGGCCGGCGCGCGGTTCTTCGGCCGGACGCGACGAGCCCGCCTGCTGCGCGACATCGGCTGGACCCGCGACCCGGTCGGCGAGGTGTGCATGCGCGCTGCGGATCGGGTCGCCGCCGAACTGTCGTGGCGCCAGAGCAGGGCGTACGCCGAGCGGCAGCGCACCGACGACGAACTGGTGGCTGCCGCCGGCCACGCGGACCGGGCCGTCCAGGTCGCCGCGACGGCGGACCTGGCGGCAGCGGTGACCGAGGGCGCACGGCGCGGCTCTCGGGCGATCAACGCGCTGTTGCAGGCCACCCGCTCGGACTGGGCGGAGGTCAAGCGCGTGCTGCCGCACGTGCGGGGCTGGGCTGTCACCAGCCTCAGCGTGCGGAGGTTTCCCACCGACCCCGGCCTGTTCGACCTGGTGATCGTCGACGAGGCCAGCCAATGCCTCATCCCGCACGTCCTGCCACTGCTCTACCGGGCCAAGCGGGCGTTGATCATCGGCGACCCGATGCAGCTGCCGCCGGTCCAGCAGTTGGCGGTCGCGGCGGAGAAGGGCGCGCAGCGCACGTCCGGGGTGAACGCGGCGTGGTTGGAGGACGTGGCGGCGAACTACCGCCGGCACTCCGCGTTCCACATCGCCGAGCGCGCCGCCGCCGGCAGCCTCCTGCTGGACGAGCACTACCGGTGCCACCCCGACATCGCCGGCGTGTCGAACCGGAGGTTCTACGACCGCGGGCTCGCCGTGCTCACCGACGTGGCCGCGCAGAAACGCGCACCCCTGCCCGCGCTCGCCTGGCACGACGTCCGAGGTGACGCCCGGCGCGCGTCCGGGAAGTCCTGGTGCAACGACCAGGAGGTCGAGGAGGTGGTGCGCTGTGTCGACCACCTCCGCACCGTCCTCCCGGCCGGGGCCGGTATCGGCGTGGTGACTCCGTTCGCCGGGCAGAAGGAAGCCCTCCGACGCCGATTCGCTGCCGTCGACGACGTTCGGGTGGGCACGGTGCACACCTTCCAGGGAGGCGAGCGCGACGCGATCGTGTTCTCGCTCGTCGCCTCCCCCGGGATGTCGTCCGGGGCCATCGGGTGGCTGCAGCGGCAGAGCTTCCTCTGGAACGTGGCGGTCACGAGGGCACGAGCCCACCTCGTCGTGGTCGGTGATCGTGCGTTGTGGACGGCACAAGGGGGAATCGGGTCCGCGTTGTCGGAAGCGGTCGACGCGGAGTTCCAGGACGGTGCCGGCGCTGTGGACGGGCCACTGGGTCAACGGCTGTTCGAAGCCATGTCCACCGTCGAACACATGACAGCCGCCCTCGCGGTGCCCCTGAACGGCTACCTGGCCGACGGCCTGCTCGACGCGGGCAGCGCGCGGCGGGCCGTGCTCCTGGACCGGTCGGAGGGTGGTGACCCGGCCGGACGGCTGCGGCGCGCGCTGGCCAGAACCCGCCTGCTCGGCGATCCGGCCGACCGGCGCTCGGCGGTCCGGGTGCCCCTGTGGCGCCTCTACGACCGGGAGGTCCATCCCCGCGAGTGGCTTTGCTGA
- a CDS encoding DUF72 domain-containing protein, producing MEVNGDVIRIGTSGWTYPPWRGVFYPKGLPHKRELEHLAGELDSVEVNGTFYALQKPTSFQSWAAQTPDDFIFAIKGSRFITHMKRLRDPHDALTRFLDSGVLTLGTKLGPFLWQLPPTLQFDPGLLTAFFEALPRVHEDRPLRHALEVRHESFRDRRFLPLLEEHGIACVIADTAHTFIELEAVTADFVYIRLHGEEELYTSGYTDESLDRWATKIRAWSRTHDVYAYFDNDAKVMAPRDAKALAARLVPE from the coding sequence ATGGAGGTCAATGGTGATGTGATCCGCATCGGTACGTCGGGCTGGACCTACCCGCCGTGGCGCGGCGTGTTCTACCCGAAGGGCCTGCCGCACAAACGGGAGTTGGAGCACCTCGCGGGCGAGCTGGACTCGGTGGAGGTCAACGGCACGTTCTACGCACTCCAGAAACCGACCAGCTTCCAGTCGTGGGCCGCCCAGACCCCCGACGACTTCATCTTCGCCATCAAGGGCAGCCGTTTCATCACGCACATGAAACGCCTGCGCGACCCCCACGACGCCCTGACCAGGTTCCTGGACTCCGGAGTGCTCACCCTGGGCACGAAACTCGGCCCGTTCCTCTGGCAACTCCCCCCGACCCTCCAGTTCGACCCCGGCCTCCTCACGGCGTTCTTCGAAGCCCTTCCCCGCGTCCACGAGGACAGGCCGCTCAGGCACGCCTTGGAAGTCCGCCACGAGTCCTTCCGAGACCGGCGGTTCCTGCCGTTGCTGGAGGAGCACGGCATCGCGTGCGTCATCGCCGACACGGCGCACACGTTCATCGAACTGGAAGCGGTCACCGCGGACTTCGTCTACATCCGCCTGCACGGCGAAGAGGAGCTCTACACCAGCGGCTACACCGACGAGTCCCTCGACCGCTGGGCCACCAAGATCCGCGCCTGGTCCCGGACCCACGACGTCTACGCGTACTTCGACAACGACGCGAAGGTCATGGCCCCACGCGACGCCAAAGCCCTGGCCGCCCGGCTGGTTCCCGAGTAG
- a CDS encoding peptidase inhibitor family I36 protein, translating into MTTKSLLTAVTITAAALISSGTATAQQPAPTCDRGEFCAWSGPNYTGKSQRLDLESANPNECIPFQDDLVARSFVNNLTRDASVYQSPTCSTEAEFTTYPGRGTYVPDAPFVVRAIQVWGS; encoded by the coding sequence ATGACGACGAAGAGCCTGCTGACCGCCGTGACGATCACCGCGGCCGCCCTGATCTCCAGCGGCACCGCCACAGCCCAACAACCCGCCCCCACCTGCGACCGGGGCGAGTTCTGCGCGTGGTCAGGCCCGAACTACACGGGCAAGTCCCAACGCCTGGACCTGGAATCCGCCAACCCGAACGAGTGCATCCCGTTCCAGGACGACCTGGTGGCCCGCTCCTTCGTGAACAACCTGACCAGGGACGCCTCGGTCTACCAAAGCCCCACCTGCTCGACCGAAGCCGAGTTCACCACCTACCCGGGCAGAGGAACCTACGTCCCCGACGCCCCCTTCGTGGTCCGAGCCATCCAGGTCTGGGGCTCGTGA
- the pglW gene encoding BREX system serine/threonine kinase PglW, which yields MDENSKRWHEITQSAFGHERAALRQVRDLLPDRHPFEAWSNFTFTSQHGHVREVDLLVATPSGLHLVEIKSLQGRLTNQNSIWVQHRPNGRVRTFDNPLALANQKAMELKSLLLQAARRDGVHVPYVAAAVFLSEAGLDCRLSESQRHGVYGPEHGTSLAKIGSDLLTGQVSRSPVPPEFFIALPRLLKSIGIHPTRRSVTVGAWQIEPRPYESGPTWQDHHATREDMPGEYRRVRIYLYEREADRDKRESIRAAAEREFRACQGIRHPGLLRPVDFVAHELGPALLLEQQPEAVRLDHYIAQHHAALDLPTRLDLVRQLAEAVNYAHERRLVHRALSPRAVIVQPTGGDWLRPQLQVGEWQAAARGLSGPTTGHRLRPSSGAAAHIEAAATPYLAPDFTDDPDGTVAIDVFGVGAIAYLVLTGQAPAAPADRAQDHDGLHPQAADDSIPDDLDAVIALATTPVVADRFPDLALFLEELADATRLDATGAEREDPWDAGLGQRLADSDYVVRKVLGTGATARAYLVDHDGIDTVVKVSRSAEAEDRLVDEAHSLEHLRHDHIVVLRRSLFPLGSRHAIEIDYAGERSLAQVLRDEGALLPDKLQLLGDQLLDALSYLERKGVAHRDIKPDNLGLRSHPKTGQALVLFDFSLAGAPPNDVQAGTRGYLDPFLGTDRRPGYDAHGERYAAAVTLHEMASLELPTWGEDGTNPRFHGHPATIASELFEAGLREPLRTFFGKALHRDAEQRFASAEQMREAWRQVFTALDETGPAAISSSGSDDPAELRQEAAERAGLDTALDAAGLTLRAVAVANRLGANTVGDLLDLRLNEVRRARGLSRKTRTELLDRIAAWRTRLVSDPSAMRPLPLPEDADSGRLPLDAIVPLLLPTAKRRNDTQAAISRLLLGLPDAGGALPATRWPTNRAVADRTNVTPGRIAQVLTARRKAWSELDVLESVLDEVVDALASLRRVAAAEELAEVLIARHGFAETTDPGLRTAYAYAVLRAVYEADSIREESRLVLRRHHDRLLLALQVGQDEPVETPSDEALLDLATALADAATALAAQDPLPTPTAVVRELAACVERFGEAFDEKRLVRLAAAGSGAVLSNVRMELYPRDLPAVRALRLAQAGAGLPTDGLSAEAVQRRVDNRFPGLDRLPTGRALKELLVEAGFAVRWDGERFGPPAPQLTAVTPDLTSSTGSTSRPMIEGTAAGDVDARLADVARRGGIRVVTVRLKRWARARVAVELALGLPVVDVTTAFVAALREVAKELRIPDFDRVLRADAAEPGSNDQLNLHRVVEQACRRLEADWTRRHVLALDGLTPLGRYPAAQALLEKLCDRARYGRTAGGPPGPDTVVLLCPAEDETKAPHINGYVIRVNSPEEWIIARSPWPPAGILHPQAG from the coding sequence GTGGACGAGAATTCGAAACGGTGGCACGAGATCACGCAGTCGGCGTTCGGCCACGAGCGCGCCGCGCTGCGGCAGGTCCGCGACCTGCTTCCGGACCGTCACCCGTTCGAGGCGTGGTCGAACTTCACCTTCACCTCCCAGCACGGACACGTCCGCGAAGTCGACTTGCTGGTCGCCACGCCCAGCGGGCTGCACCTGGTCGAGATCAAGAGCCTCCAAGGCAGGCTGACCAACCAGAACAGCATCTGGGTCCAGCACCGTCCCAACGGTCGGGTGCGCACGTTCGACAACCCGCTGGCACTGGCGAACCAGAAAGCCATGGAGCTGAAGAGCCTGCTGCTCCAGGCCGCACGCCGGGACGGGGTGCACGTCCCGTACGTCGCCGCGGCGGTGTTCCTTTCCGAGGCCGGCCTGGACTGCCGCCTGAGCGAGTCGCAGCGCCACGGCGTCTACGGTCCCGAGCACGGCACCTCCTTGGCGAAGATCGGCTCGGACCTGCTCACCGGCCAGGTCAGCCGCTCGCCGGTGCCACCGGAATTCTTCATCGCCCTGCCCCGGTTGCTCAAGAGCATCGGCATCCACCCGACACGGCGCAGCGTGACCGTCGGTGCGTGGCAGATCGAGCCGCGCCCTTACGAGAGCGGCCCCACCTGGCAGGACCACCACGCGACCAGGGAGGACATGCCCGGCGAGTACCGCCGGGTGCGGATCTACCTCTACGAGCGCGAGGCGGACCGGGACAAGCGCGAGTCGATCCGGGCCGCGGCGGAACGCGAGTTCCGGGCCTGCCAGGGCATCCGGCACCCCGGGTTGTTGCGCCCGGTCGACTTCGTCGCGCACGAACTGGGGCCGGCGCTGCTGCTGGAGCAGCAGCCGGAAGCGGTCCGGCTGGACCACTACATCGCACAGCACCACGCCGCGCTCGACCTGCCGACCCGCCTGGACCTCGTGCGCCAGCTCGCCGAGGCGGTGAACTACGCCCACGAGCGCAGGCTGGTGCACCGGGCGCTGTCCCCTCGCGCGGTGATCGTCCAGCCGACCGGTGGTGACTGGCTCCGGCCACAGCTCCAGGTGGGTGAGTGGCAGGCGGCCGCGCGTGGGCTGTCCGGTCCGACCACCGGTCACCGCCTGCGCCCCAGCAGCGGGGCCGCAGCGCACATCGAGGCCGCAGCGACGCCCTACCTCGCCCCGGACTTCACCGACGACCCGGACGGCACGGTCGCCATCGACGTCTTCGGCGTCGGTGCCATCGCGTACCTGGTGCTCACCGGACAGGCTCCCGCGGCACCCGCCGACCGGGCCCAGGACCACGACGGCCTGCACCCGCAGGCCGCCGACGACAGCATCCCCGACGACCTGGACGCGGTGATCGCGCTGGCCACCACCCCCGTGGTGGCCGACAGGTTCCCCGACCTCGCGCTCTTCCTGGAGGAGTTGGCCGACGCCACCAGGCTCGACGCCACCGGCGCGGAGCGGGAGGACCCGTGGGACGCCGGCCTCGGCCAGCGCCTCGCGGACTCCGACTACGTGGTGCGCAAGGTGCTGGGCACCGGCGCGACGGCCCGCGCGTACCTGGTCGACCACGACGGCATCGACACCGTGGTGAAGGTGTCCCGGTCGGCCGAGGCGGAAGACCGGCTGGTCGACGAAGCGCACTCGCTGGAGCACCTGCGCCACGACCACATCGTCGTGCTGCGGCGGAGCCTGTTCCCCCTGGGCAGCCGACACGCGATCGAGATCGACTACGCCGGGGAGCGCTCGCTGGCCCAGGTGCTGCGGGACGAGGGCGCCCTGCTGCCGGACAAGCTCCAGCTGCTCGGCGACCAACTGCTCGACGCGCTGTCCTACCTGGAACGCAAGGGTGTCGCGCACCGCGACATCAAGCCGGACAACCTCGGCCTGCGCAGTCACCCGAAGACCGGGCAGGCGTTGGTGCTGTTCGACTTCTCACTGGCGGGCGCACCACCGAATGACGTGCAGGCCGGTACGCGCGGCTACCTGGACCCGTTCCTCGGCACGGATCGGCGGCCCGGCTACGACGCGCACGGCGAGCGCTACGCCGCAGCCGTCACGCTGCACGAGATGGCCAGCCTGGAACTGCCGACGTGGGGTGAGGACGGCACCAACCCGAGGTTCCACGGTCACCCGGCCACCATCGCGAGCGAGCTGTTCGAAGCCGGCCTGCGCGAACCGCTGCGCACCTTCTTCGGCAAGGCGCTGCACCGCGACGCCGAGCAGCGGTTCGCCTCCGCCGAGCAGATGCGCGAGGCGTGGCGGCAGGTGTTCACCGCGCTGGACGAGACCGGTCCCGCCGCGATCTCGTCCTCGGGTTCGGACGATCCGGCGGAGCTGCGGCAGGAGGCCGCCGAACGGGCCGGTCTGGACACCGCGCTGGACGCGGCCGGCCTCACCTTGCGCGCGGTGGCCGTGGCGAACCGGTTGGGCGCGAACACGGTCGGAGACCTGCTGGACCTCCGGCTCAACGAGGTCCGCCGAGCGCGCGGGCTCAGCCGGAAGACGCGGACGGAACTGCTCGACCGGATCGCCGCGTGGCGCACCCGCTTGGTGTCCGACCCGAGCGCGATGCGCCCGCTGCCACTGCCTGAGGACGCCGACTCCGGCCGCCTCCCGCTCGACGCGATCGTCCCGCTGCTCCTGCCGACGGCCAAGCGCCGCAACGACACGCAGGCCGCGATCAGCCGCCTTCTGCTGGGGTTGCCGGACGCGGGGGGAGCGCTGCCCGCTACCCGGTGGCCGACCAACCGGGCGGTGGCCGACCGCACGAACGTGACGCCGGGGCGCATCGCCCAGGTGTTGACCGCCCGCCGCAAGGCGTGGTCGGAACTGGACGTCCTGGAGAGCGTGCTCGACGAGGTGGTCGACGCGCTCGCGTCGTTGCGCCGGGTGGCCGCCGCAGAAGAGCTCGCCGAGGTGCTGATCGCCCGGCACGGCTTCGCCGAGACGACGGACCCCGGGCTGCGGACTGCCTACGCGTACGCGGTGCTACGCGCTGTCTACGAAGCGGACTCGATCCGGGAAGAGAGCAGGTTGGTGCTGCGCAGGCACCACGACCGCCTGCTACTGGCGTTGCAGGTCGGCCAGGACGAGCCGGTCGAGACGCCGTCGGACGAGGCGTTGCTCGACCTGGCCACCGCGTTGGCGGACGCGGCGACCGCGCTCGCCGCACAGGATCCCCTGCCCACGCCGACCGCCGTGGTCCGCGAACTGGCCGCGTGCGTGGAGCGGTTCGGCGAGGCCTTCGACGAGAAGCGGCTGGTCCGCTTGGCCGCGGCGGGATCCGGAGCGGTCCTGTCGAACGTGCGCATGGAGCTGTACCCGCGTGACCTGCCTGCGGTCCGGGCCCTTCGCCTGGCGCAGGCCGGTGCCGGGCTGCCGACGGACGGCCTGAGCGCCGAAGCGGTGCAGCGGCGGGTCGACAACCGGTTCCCCGGGCTCGACCGGCTGCCGACCGGGCGTGCGCTGAAGGAGTTGCTGGTCGAAGCCGGCTTCGCGGTGCGATGGGACGGCGAGCGGTTCGGTCCGCCCGCACCGCAGCTCACCGCCGTCACGCCGGACCTCACCTCGTCCACGGGCTCGACGAGCCGGCCAATGATCGAGGGGACGGCCGCAGGGGACGTGGACGCGCGGTTGGCCGACGTCGCCCGGCGCGGCGGCATCCGGGTCGTCACCGTCCGGCTCAAGCGGTGGGCTCGGGCGCGGGTGGCGGTGGAACTGGCCCTGGGACTGCCCGTCGTGGACGTGACGACCGCGTTCGTGGCAGCCCTGCGCGAAGTCGCGAAGGAGTTGCGCATCCCGGACTTCGACCGGGTGTTGCGCGCGGACGCGGCGGAGCCCGGCAGCAACGATCAGCTCAACCTGCACCGGGTGGTGGAGCAGGCGTGCCGGCGGCTGGAAGCGGACTGGACGCGCCGCCACGTGCTGGCTTTGGACGGCCTCACTCCGCTCGGGCGCTACCCGGCCGCACAAGCGCTGCTGGAGAAGCTGTGCGACCGCGCCCGCTACGGCCGGACGGCGGGCGGCCCGCCCGGTCCGGACACGGTGGTGCTGCTGTGCCCGGCGGAGGACGAGACGAAGGCCCCTCACATCAATGGTTACGTCATCAGGGTGAATTCGCCGGAAGAGTGGATCATCGCGAGATCTCCTTGGCCGCCGGCCGGAATACTGCACCCACAAGCGGGCTGA
- a CDS encoding PE family protein encodes MPFVADGGGGAGAPAAAPVAMHVAPEQILALKARYEEVRDTIHAFILQEEFTLVDAPAMADDEVSQDAAGTFSANATVALEVTRKFIIELDHNIEQLDNAAKTYRLVEDTNTDAMRPQARGI; translated from the coding sequence ATGCCGTTCGTGGCGGACGGCGGTGGCGGAGCGGGCGCTCCAGCCGCTGCCCCGGTGGCCATGCACGTCGCACCGGAGCAGATCCTGGCGCTCAAGGCCCGGTATGAAGAGGTCCGGGACACGATCCATGCCTTCATCCTCCAAGAGGAGTTCACTCTCGTCGACGCGCCGGCGATGGCGGACGACGAAGTGTCGCAGGACGCCGCAGGCACCTTCAGCGCCAACGCCACCGTCGCGCTCGAAGTCACCAGGAAGTTCATCATCGAACTCGACCACAACATCGAACAGCTCGACAACGCCGCGAAGACCTACCGGCTGGTCGAAGACACCAACACCGACGCGATGCGACCACAGGCCAGGGGGATCTGA
- a CDS encoding DUF6338 family protein, which translates to MPTTPVAIGIFLLMVVPGIALELLRQRARPGRQDSVFVETSRVLLGGVLLSGTSLLVLGLLRTTTAAPLADPRELFTRNSYLPDNLWLVGTTAALFVTISITSAALFYSLFPYQGLQGEIAQESAWVTVFARLAGRVEAEKRELLRGKRLITQVQVDLDDGTGYIGTRESYSADVVPENRELVLTRPLRRVDADGTELPLDESWERVIVGNDKVRAIRVLFMTVDNKASAPAHRVLTNSRRDHAIAFARFCTTDPRCLTALLAAQTAIPALLGVFR; encoded by the coding sequence ATGCCGACGACCCCGGTCGCCATCGGGATCTTCCTGCTCATGGTCGTCCCCGGTATCGCCTTGGAACTGCTCCGCCAGCGGGCGCGCCCCGGCCGCCAGGACAGCGTGTTCGTGGAGACGAGCCGGGTGCTGCTCGGCGGCGTGCTGCTGAGCGGGACGAGCCTGCTGGTGCTCGGCCTCCTCCGCACCACCACCGCCGCGCCACTCGCCGACCCCCGCGAACTGTTCACCCGGAACTCGTACCTCCCGGACAACCTCTGGCTGGTGGGCACCACCGCCGCGCTGTTCGTGACGATCTCGATCACCTCGGCGGCGTTGTTCTACAGCCTGTTCCCGTACCAGGGGCTCCAGGGCGAAATCGCCCAGGAGAGCGCGTGGGTGACGGTGTTCGCCCGGTTGGCCGGGCGGGTGGAAGCCGAGAAGCGGGAACTGCTCCGCGGCAAACGCCTGATCACCCAGGTGCAGGTCGACCTCGACGACGGAACCGGGTACATCGGTACTCGCGAGTCCTACTCGGCCGATGTCGTTCCGGAGAACCGAGAACTGGTGTTGACCCGCCCCCTGCGCCGCGTCGACGCGGACGGGACCGAACTACCGCTCGACGAGAGTTGGGAGCGGGTGATCGTCGGCAACGACAAGGTGCGGGCCATTCGAGTCCTCTTCATGACCGTGGACAACAAGGCAAGCGCACCGGCCCACCGCGTGCTGACGAACTCGCGGAGGGATCACGCCATCGCGTTCGCCCGATTCTGCACGACCGATCCGCGATGCCTGACGGCGCTGCTGGCCGCGCAGACAGCGATCCCCGCGCTGCTCGGCGTGTTTCGCTGA
- a CDS encoding DUF3558 domain-containing protein, with product MALAAVLVLGACAPEGSQARPESTTALATTSSVPAPATTRLREVKLDGKNPCEMLTQEQLTDFLIKRPGQQVKIATIEATGCQWPVTGGANSIVPVTTDGIEVWTEGKRVGKPTAIDPIAGFKAITVTTTLNPHRCDVVVDTAAGQYLAAGFSLTTDKPENFPQPCDRARQLAEAAMQNLLK from the coding sequence ATGGCGCTGGCCGCTGTCCTCGTACTCGGTGCGTGTGCCCCTGAAGGTAGCCAGGCACGCCCCGAGTCGACTACCGCACTGGCCACCACGTCGTCCGTACCCGCACCGGCCACCACCCGGCTGCGCGAAGTGAAACTCGACGGGAAGAACCCCTGCGAGATGCTGACGCAGGAACAATTGACGGACTTCCTCATCAAACGCCCCGGGCAACAGGTGAAAATAGCCACGATCGAGGCCACGGGCTGCCAGTGGCCCGTGACCGGGGGTGCCAATTCCATCGTTCCGGTCACCACCGACGGCATCGAGGTCTGGACCGAAGGCAAGCGCGTCGGCAAGCCGACCGCCATCGACCCGATCGCGGGGTTCAAAGCCATCACCGTGACCACGACGCTGAACCCGCACCGGTGCGACGTGGTGGTCGACACGGCCGCCGGGCAGTACCTGGCCGCCGGGTTCTCCCTGACCACCGACAAGCCGGAGAACTTTCCCCAGCCGTGCGATCGAGCCCGCCAATTGGCCGAGGCCGCGATGCAGAACCTGCTGAAGTGA